The stretch of DNA AGGCAGAGTCTGAAACTGGTGAAAAGAAAATATACATGCCAAACATCACAGCACCATATAGGGAAATGGTAAGGCGGGCTGAGCTCGTAGAGGATGCAGGATGTGAGTATGCTATGATTGATGTTGTGGTGCTTGGATTTTCAGCAGTTCAGCAGATTAGGGAGGAAGGTTTTAATTTTGCAATTCATGCCCATAGGGCAATGCATGCGGCAATTACTCGTTCCAGAGAATGGGGTATATCAATGCTTGCACTTGCAAAAATATACAGATTGTTGGGTGTTGACCAACTTCATATTGGAACAGTTGTTGGGAAGATGGAAGGAGGCAAAGATGAGGTATGCAGTATAAGGGATGAAATAGTATTGGAAGATGTTAAAGAGGATAATAAAAATAAATTCTTTAACCAAAAATGGCATGGGTTAAATAATACATTTCCAGTATCATCAGGAGGGGTTTATCCTAAATTAGTTCCAGAAATTGTAAATATCTTTGGAAAGGATGTAATTATTCAGGCAGGAGGTGGTATCCATGGACATCCAGAGGGCACTGTTGCAGGAGCTCGGGCAATGAGGGCATCTGTTGAGGCATCTATTGAAGGTATCCCACTGAGTGAAAAAGCAGAAGAAGTTTCAGAACTTAAAAAAGCATTAGAATATTGGAAATAATTTTTAATATCCCTATGGTTATTATATTTATTATTTTATTATTTTATTTCTTATATTTTAATTTTTATATCTTTTATTTTTATTTTCGTTATTAATTTATACTATAAAAGAATATTATTTTAATAAAATATTTAGGAGATTAAAATGGATGTCGTAGAAGTATTGGAAAACTCAATTAAAGCATATAAATTAACAACAAAATATCATGGAAATTTCACTGATTTAAAGAGAGCTCTATTTTTAGGATGGTATTGTAATTTAACCAAACCTTGCAAATTTTGCTATATGTCATCTCAAAAGTCAAAAATAAAAAACCCAAAATCTGCGAGAAGAAGAATAGAATCCATACTTGCAGAGGCTGTATTGATGAAGAGAATAGGTTGGAAATTAGAGTTTATCTCTGGCGGGTATGGATATACTGTGGAGGAATTAAATGATATTCTTGAAATGGTTTCCTATGTTCAAAAATCAAAGCAGTATTTAAATGTTGGAATAGTGGGTTTTGAGAACTTAAATTTAAATGTAATTGAGGGAGTAGTTGGAGCAGTAGAAACAGTAAATGATGAGCTCCACGATTACCTATGCCCACAAAAACCTATTGATAAAACAAAGGAAATGCTTTTAAAAGCAAAGGAGTATAATTTAAAAACTGGAATTACCATAATATTGGGCATGGGTGAAAAGGAAGAAGATATCGAAAAACTTTTAAATTTGATTGAAGAACTCGACCTAAATAGGATTACATTCTATTCACTAAATCCACAAAAAGAAACCATATTTGAAGGAAAACCATCTATTGCCACATTGGAGTATATGAATTGGGTTTCGTCGGTTAGATTGAATTTTCCAAAGATGGAAATAATCACAGGAACATGGGTGGATAAACTTACAAATATAGGTCCGTTAATAATGAGCGGTTCAAACACCATTACAAAATTTCCACTATTTAGTATATTTGGAAAAAAGGAAGGAATTACCGTAGAAAATGAAATAAAATCCACTGGGAGAGAACTTCTAGGGACTTTTTCAGATATTGAAGCTTTGGAAGGAAAAAAGGATTTAAGGGATTTAAAACGCTCTCCTTATGTTGATGAAGATATAGAAATAAGTGATAAAAACATTGAAAGATTAAGGTTTCTTGAAAGTAGAATAAATAATAAGATAGATAGCTATGTCAGGAAGACATTAAAAAACTTAAAATAAGGGATATTTATGAAACATAGACCTTTAAATAGGGAAGAAATAAAATCTGTTAAAAATCATCTTATAACTTATCTTGGAAATAATATAGAAAATTTTAAATTTGAGAACTTATATGTTTTAGAGGATAAAGATAAATATGATGTAATATATGCAAATAAAGAAGTTCTCGAAATTCTTAAAAATTTTGCCAAAAATATCTACGGTGTAGGTATATCATTTGGAAATTTTGAAATTAAACATTCTAATAGTGGAAATAAAATAAATAAAATAAATAAAATTAAATTTTCAATATCGTTAGAAGGCATGTCTTTGATTTCAAAAGATATTGTAAAAAACTATATAATTGTAAATAAAAAAGGCGAAACTTTATTTTTATATGGTAGGGATATATTTAAATCATCAATTTTGGAGATGAATGGTGGAGGAAAGGTTGCAGTATTTAATAAGAATAGGGAGCTCTTGGGTATTGGTAACTATGGTGGCGGAGATATGATAAAAAATATTATAGATAAAGGATGGTATTTAAGAAAAGGAGGATAATTATTATTTTAAAAAAAGAATAGATGTGAAAAATATGGATTCAAAAACATTAGTAAATAAGATTTTAAATGATATTTATAAGAATTTAGACGAATATTCAAAAGATTTAATAAGAGCTTGCAATTTTGATGTTCAATTTAAAAATTTGTATATTACAGATGATATGACAGGAAAAAAATATTATATAAGAAATTTAATGGATTGTGAAGATATTCCATTATTTGAGGCTCAAAATAGGATATATAGAGTTAAAAAAGTCAGTTTAGAAAAAATAATTGATGAGGTTATAATATTATACCTATCATCGAGAAAATCAAAAGATGGTTATTCTTTTGAAGTGGATAGTAATTATAAGGTTGTTGAACCTATGGTATTTATAAATTATGAACATAAGGAAAGAATATTGATGTGGAATGAGCTCACCGAAGAGGAGCTCGATGAAAAACTTGCAGATTTTGATATGAAAATAGACGCAATAACTGAGGATATTTTAAAAAAGATAGGATGCATTGACAATAATAATTTTGTAGTGTATGTGGATGTATTTATGGATTTAGAAATTATTAAGAACATTACTGAAAAGGAAGGAAATATGGTAATGATTTGGATACATCCTCTGTTTATATTTTCGGACAATAATGTGGTAAAAGGAATTATTGCATATGAGCTCTCAAAATATAATAAAAATATATTGGAAATGTTCTATAAAGATATTATAGAATACTGTAAAGAATATAAAAAGCTTTGCAGTAAAAATTTAAAGATATTGGATAAAATAAAGGAAATAGCAATAAAAAGAAATGATAAAAAGGTTATTGAAGAGCTTAAAGAGATGGAATTTATTTAATTTATAATCATTAAAAATAAATAAAAATAGAAATCTAAATCTTATTAATTTCCTTAGATTTTTTAAAAATTAAATTTAATCTTTATTTATTTATTTTTTTTAATCTTTTATTTTTTAAGATTTTTGGATATTATTCTTACAATAGTGGTTATTATTGCCTAAAACTACCAATAATGCTAAGATATAATAAAATATTACTAAAATATTTACCGATATAATATTAATATTGTCAAATATAGGGAATATCCTTTTATAAAACCATATATCAGTAAATAACCTACACAAAATGCTAAAAGTGTCCATAAAATATTAAATTTTCTCATTTACCTCACACCCCTAACAATAAATAATGCTATGTTTATATAAATGATATTAGTATTAATTATTGTGACCTACACTATTTTATTAATAACTATTTTTTTAATAAATTTAATATTGTCCAAACTCTTGCCATTGTGCGTTTATATGATAATAATAGATTATTATTGCAGTAATAATAAATAGTTATATAAGCATAATTATTCATATTTAAGAGCTTCT from Methanothermococcus okinawensis IH1 encodes:
- a CDS encoding PUA domain-containing protein, with product MKHRPLNREEIKSVKNHLITYLGNNIENFKFENLYVLEDKDKYDVIYANKEVLEILKNFAKNIYGVGISFGNFEIKHSNSGNKINKINKIKFSISLEGMSLISKDIVKNYIIVNKKGETLFLYGRDIFKSSILEMNGGGKVAVFNKNRELLGIGNYGGGDMIKNIIDKGWYLRKGG
- the rbcL gene encoding type III ribulose-bisphosphate carboxylase, translated to MDYLELGYEPKDNELLSCMVVKAENLKKAANDIAGESSIGTWTELKTMKSEIYKKLKPRVYEINEMGKEGDTNIGLIKIAYPLDTFEPNNMPGTLAGIAGNIFGMKSLNGLRILDFRFPKEFIKCYSGPKYGIKGIRKLLNVMERPLVGTIVKPKVGLNSEEHAKVAYNSWIGGCDIVKDDENLVSQDFNKFEGRLHKVLECRDKAESETGEKKIYMPNITAPYREMVRRAELVEDAGCEYAMIDVVVLGFSAVQQIREEGFNFAIHAHRAMHAAITRSREWGISMLALAKIYRLLGVDQLHIGTVVGKMEGGKDEVCSIRDEIVLEDVKEDNKNKFFNQKWHGLNNTFPVSSGGVYPKLVPEIVNIFGKDVIIQAGGGIHGHPEGTVAGARAMRASVEASIEGIPLSEKAEEVSELKKALEYWK
- a CDS encoding radical SAM protein, which encodes MDVVEVLENSIKAYKLTTKYHGNFTDLKRALFLGWYCNLTKPCKFCYMSSQKSKIKNPKSARRRIESILAEAVLMKRIGWKLEFISGGYGYTVEELNDILEMVSYVQKSKQYLNVGIVGFENLNLNVIEGVVGAVETVNDELHDYLCPQKPIDKTKEMLLKAKEYNLKTGITIILGMGEKEEDIEKLLNLIEELDLNRITFYSLNPQKETIFEGKPSIATLEYMNWVSSVRLNFPKMEIITGTWVDKLTNIGPLIMSGSNTITKFPLFSIFGKKEGITVENEIKSTGRELLGTFSDIEALEGKKDLRDLKRSPYVDEDIEISDKNIERLRFLESRINNKIDSYVRKTLKNLK